In the genome of Deltaproteobacteria bacterium, one region contains:
- a CDS encoding LLM class flavin-dependent oxidoreductase, which produces MQISVAFPPGRDLVDYALLAESLGYTRVWVCDSPALYEDVWIALGAIAENTDEIGFGPAVLVPSLRHVLVTASAIATLEAQAPGRLAVAIGTGFTGRRALGKKPLSFAVLERYVRELRGLLAGETVRVDGAKVALLQPDGFGAPRPIPTPILIAANGPKGLAVARELGDGVMCVGRPQPGFAWCAALAVGTVLEEDETFASPRVFDALAPAIAMIYHAAWEASPESVDALPGGAAWRAEIEALPADERHLAVHAGHGVAVSELDLRHVSSQLGALTFSGTQAQLRERLARLADEGLTEIVYQPLGSDIPSELDAFARMARP; this is translated from the coding sequence ATGCAAATCTCCGTCGCGTTTCCGCCGGGCCGGGATCTGGTCGACTACGCGCTGCTCGCGGAGTCGCTCGGCTACACGCGGGTCTGGGTCTGCGATTCGCCCGCGCTCTACGAGGACGTCTGGATCGCGCTCGGCGCGATCGCGGAGAACACGGACGAGATCGGCTTCGGACCCGCGGTGCTGGTGCCGAGCCTGCGGCACGTTCTGGTGACGGCCTCCGCGATCGCGACGCTCGAGGCGCAGGCGCCGGGCCGGCTCGCGGTGGCGATCGGAACCGGATTCACCGGGCGCCGGGCGCTCGGAAAGAAGCCGCTCTCGTTCGCCGTGCTCGAACGCTACGTCCGCGAGCTCCGCGGGCTGCTCGCCGGCGAGACGGTGCGGGTCGACGGCGCGAAGGTCGCGCTCCTGCAGCCGGACGGCTTCGGAGCGCCGCGGCCGATCCCCACGCCGATCCTGATCGCGGCCAACGGGCCGAAGGGCCTCGCGGTCGCGCGCGAGCTCGGCGACGGGGTGATGTGCGTGGGCCGGCCACAGCCGGGCTTCGCGTGGTGCGCCGCGCTCGCAGTCGGCACCGTGCTCGAGGAGGACGAGACGTTCGCCTCGCCGCGCGTCTTCGACGCGCTCGCTCCCGCGATCGCCATGATCTACCACGCGGCCTGGGAGGCGTCACCAGAGAGTGTAGATGCGCTTCCCGGCGGGGCCGCCTGGCGCGCCGAGATCGAGGCGCTGCCCGCGGACGAGCGCCACCTCGCCGTCCACGCCGGGCACGGGGTCGCGGTCTCCGAGCTCGACCTACGGCACGTCTCGAGCCAGCTCGGCGCGCTCACCTTCTCGGGCACGCAGGCGCAGCTCCGCGAGCGGCTGGCGCGCCTCGCCGACGAGGGGCTGACTGAAATCGTCTACCAGCCGCTCGGCTCGGACATCCCGAGCGAGCTCGACGCGTTCGCCAGGATGGCGAGGCCGTGA